Sequence from the Aquimarina sp. Aq107 genome:
TTACAATCGCAATTATCGCACATGATGGTAAAAAGGCAGAAATGGTTCAATTTCTGAATGAACATCAAGAAATCTTACAATCTAAAAATATATCGCTAATATCCACGGGTACCACTGGAGAGAAAGCAAAGCGCGCAGGTTTTGATGTAGAAGCATTATTATCCGGTCCTCTTGGAGGTGATGCACAAATTGCCGCTGGTGTTGCAGAAAAAAGAGTGGATATGGTTATTTTCTTTAGAGACCCTTTGGCAAAACATCCTCATGAGCCTGATATTTTTATGTTGATGAGGTTATGCGATGTGTATGACGTTCCATTGGCTACAAATCCTGCTACTGCGCAGTTGTTACTAAAGGGACTATAGATTATTGGGATAAATTTCGGATACATTGCTCTCTAATTCCCCAGATTTTATCAAATGAAAAATTTAATTCTTCTTCAATAATCCAAGATTTGATATACTCTTGGTGATAATGGATTTTAAAATCTCCAACTTGAAGAGGTTTTATATTTTTTTCAACTATTACGTCATTTTCGATTTTGTTAAAATCCGATATACTAGATGTCGCATCTATAGTTTGATTTTTGTACCGTAAATAGGTGTGAGCTTCAGGAATGTAGTTTAAGTTATTTTCTAAAAGGATGTTTCCAATATTGGGAGTATTTTTTCTATTCATTTTATAAATACCTATAATAAGATCTATATCATTTCTTCCATTTAAATTAGCTACTCGTTTCAATAATGCGTGTTTAGAACTACAAGTACCCTTTTGTTCTAAGATAACTAATTTAGAGTCTATTCTATTGGCATTTCGGCCATAGGGGAGGTTCTTGATAAATTGAACTAGTTGAACCCAAGAGCTAATACCTTTTCTTATAATAAGATTAGATAATTCATCATTAGAGGTAATTTCGAAATCGGTCATATTTAAAAATAAAAAAACTCAAACAAATTTTGCTTGAGCTTTTAATATATTTTTTGAAATGTATATTATTTCACCGCAATTACCGAAATTTCTACATTTACAAATTTTGGTAACGCAGCAACAGCTACAGTTTCTCTGGCTGGAGCAGTATCTTCATTAAAATAGCTTCCATAAACTTCATTCACTTGCGAAAAGTTATTCATATCACTAAGAAAAATAGTCGTCTTTATTACATGTTCAAAAGTCATATCAACCTCATCTAGAATTCCTTTAAGGTTTTGCATTACCTGTTCTGCTTCGGTCTTAATATCGTCCATTACCAAATCTCCAGTTTCTGGATTAATAGCTATTTGTCCAGAAGTATAAAGTGTATTACCATTAAGAATAGCTTGGCTGTAAGGACCAATCGGAGCAGGAGCCTTAGAAGTAGTTATAATTTTTTTCATAATGTGTGTTGTGTTATTGTTTATTTTGATTTTATAAACCTTTTATAACTTAAGTATACATATTTAAGATGCTAACTTATAATTGTCTGTCCGGTTCACGTCTTTTATCATACTTAATATCACTAAGAACAGAGGATTTGATACCTATAAAGAAGTTCCATGATGTTCTTTCACTGAAAGGAATCCAATTAAAACTCAAATTCCAACTGTCTAAGTCTCTTTGGAACCTTAAATTGGTATATGTGAATCCAGGGTTTTTAAGATCATACCCAGAGGATACTCCAACGGACCATTTAGGAGCTAGTTCTACATCTCCAGAGAACATAATTGAGTGTGATGAAATTTCGTTTTGCCTAGCGTTATTACTGTAATTGACGGTATATGATAGGCGTAAGGACCAAGGGATTTTGTAATTATAATTCTTAATATCCCTTTTTTCTTTATTGTCATTAGTTGGACGATTCGACTGGTCATCTCTAAAATCTGTTCCACCACCAAATAAATTATCGGGTCGTCCACCATTTTGTAAAGTTTGATTGGACAAAGGGTCCTCATTGGACTGACCTTTTTCAAAATCTTTACTAGAAAAAGAATATCCGAAATTAGCACTGGCTCTAGTTAATCTAAATAGACTACCTCCATTATCAATATTCCAAACATCAATTTTACGATTATTATTATCTAATGCATAAGGATCTAACTCTGCACTAAAGTTAATATCTAGTTTGTTCTCTATTATAGGAATATTTCCTGTAATAGATAGTGGACTCAATTGTAGAGAATCACCAGCAATATTATATGCGGTTCTAAAATTTAAGTTATTTAATAAGACCACCTTTCGGGGTTCTAAATCAGTGGTATCCTTACTCTTTACCTTTGCTTCAAGGTTATTGCTCAAAGAAAAGCCGATACTACTAGAAAAAGTATTACTTGGGGCACCGAAGAACCCACCTTCAAATCTAGAATATTCAACAACTTCCGTTTCGTCGATATCTAATGTGTTTGGATCATCGGTTATTGTATATTCATCATAGAATTGGTCAAAAGCCGGATTGATACTATAACTAATCGATGGTCTCATCGTATGACGTATTGCCTGGATTTTTTTATCTTTCTTAAAGTTAAAAGTTCCGTATATAGTAGTTCCTAAACTTGTTGAAAAGTTATAAGTTCGATACGCATCGAAACCAGCAATTGTATCCCTAACAACTTCTCCCGCGCCGTCGTTAGCATCTGGATCATAACTCTGATCAATAGTTTCAAAAACCCAATTTTCCTGAAAACTTGTACCCATAG
This genomic interval carries:
- a CDS encoding methylglyoxal synthase → MTIAIIAHDGKKAEMVQFLNEHQEILQSKNISLISTGTTGEKAKRAGFDVEALLSGPLGGDAQIAAGVAEKRVDMVIFFRDPLAKHPHEPDIFMLMRLCDVYDVPLATNPATAQLLLKGL
- a CDS encoding RidA family protein, producing the protein MKKIITTSKAPAPIGPYSQAILNGNTLYTSGQIAINPETGDLVMDDIKTEAEQVMQNLKGILDEVDMTFEHVIKTTIFLSDMNNFSQVNEVYGSYFNEDTAPARETVAVAALPKFVNVEISVIAVK